In Bubalus bubalis isolate 160015118507 breed Murrah chromosome 3, NDDB_SH_1, whole genome shotgun sequence, a genomic segment contains:
- the LOC102397360 gene encoding dnaJ homolog subfamily C member 8-like — protein sequence MAAPGESGASGGGGSTEEAFMTFYSEVKQIEKRDSVLISKNQIERLTRPGSSYFNLNPFEVLQIDPEVTDEEIKKRFQQLSILVHPDKNQDDADRAQKASEAVDKAYKLLLDQEQKKRALDVIQAGKEYVEHTVKERKKQLKKEGKPTNVEEDDPELFKQAVYKQTMKLFAELEIKRKEREAKEMHERKRQREEEIEAQEKAKREREWQKNFEESRDGRVDSWRNFQANMKGKKEKKNWTFLRPPKVKMEQRE from the coding sequence ATGGCGGCTCCAGGAGAGAGCGGGGCTTCGGGTGGAGGAGGCAGCACGGAGGAAGCATTTATGACCTTCTACAGTGAGGTAAAACAAATAGAGAAGAGAGATTCAGTTCTAATATCCAAAAATCAGATTGAAAGATTGACTCGTCCTGGTTCCTCCTACTTCAATTTGAACCCATTTGAGGTTCTTCAGATAGATCCTGAagtgacagatgaagaaataaaaaagaggttTCAGCAGTTATCCATACTGGTGCATCCTGACaaaaatcaagatgatgctgacaGAGCACAAAAGGCTTCTGAAGCTGTGGACAAAGCTTACAAGTTGCTACTGGATCAGGAACAAAAAAAGAGGGCCCTGGATGTAATTCAGGCAGGAAAAGAATACGTGGAACACACCGTGAAAGAGCGAAAAAAGCaattaaagaaggaaggaaagcctACAAATGTGGAGGAGGATGACCCTGAGCTGTTCAAACAAGCAGTATACAAACAGACAATGAAACTCTTTGCTGAGctggaaattaaaaggaaagagagagaagccaaAGAGATGCATGAAAGGAAGCGACAACGGGAGGAAGAGATTGAAGCTCAAGAAAAAGCCAAACGAGAAAGGGAGTGGCAGAAAAATTTTGAGGAAAGTCGAGATGGTCGCGTGGACAGCTGGCGAAACTTCCAAGCCaatatgaaaggaaagaaagagaagaaaaactggaCCTTCCTGAGACCACCAAAAGTAAAAATGGAGCAGCGTGAGTGA